Proteins encoded by one window of Dialister pneumosintes:
- a CDS encoding MATE family efflux transporter: MFTQIHRHIKQLMTVMIPILIAQISVVGMNFINTAMSGHAGPNDLAGVSVGAGLCYPPLASIVGLLMAGTPMLAQLKGRRDKKNIPIVVRTGLFLAIIIGVIFITSYFLFIDTLMNSLQLTPPVEKIARGYLLAMMGSVFFEALVIPLRALTDTIGNTSISMKLFLIALPINALFNYLLIYGNFGFPQLGGIGSGISSMITYIILFLLFLYITWSDSRFMGKKIFSQITTTKKIWKEYLSLGLPNGLGIFMETSLFGLIIIFIAKFGTTVLAAYQVANNFSTLAYMFPLSCSMALTILVGTAVGGENYDKARTFRSAGLFLSIIGSFITFILTITLREEIASIYSADLTVIKEAGHFLIYAAAWQMFDAIAAPIQGILRGYKDAQIPFFLMLIAYWGICFPSCLFLDHTLGNGAFAYWQGIDFGIACSAILVTLRLIYVEKKHKIN, from the coding sequence ATGTTTACTCAAATACATCGTCATATAAAACAACTCATGACAGTAATGATTCCTATACTTATTGCACAAATCTCTGTTGTAGGAATGAACTTTATTAACACTGCGATGAGTGGACATGCAGGACCAAATGATCTGGCCGGTGTATCTGTTGGAGCGGGTCTTTGTTATCCTCCATTAGCATCCATTGTAGGGTTATTAATGGCAGGAACACCTATGCTAGCTCAATTAAAAGGACGACGAGATAAAAAAAATATTCCTATCGTAGTCCGTACAGGACTATTTTTAGCTATAATTATAGGAGTTATTTTTATAACTTCTTATTTCCTGTTTATTGATACACTCATGAATTCCTTGCAATTAACTCCACCGGTAGAAAAAATTGCACGTGGATATTTACTGGCTATGATGGGCTCTGTATTCTTTGAAGCATTAGTTATTCCACTTCGTGCTCTAACTGATACAATAGGAAATACTTCCATATCTATGAAACTATTCTTGATTGCTCTTCCAATCAATGCCTTGTTTAATTATCTTTTAATTTATGGGAATTTTGGATTCCCCCAATTAGGTGGAATCGGATCCGGAATCTCAAGCATGATTACCTATATTATATTATTTTTATTGTTTTTATACATTACCTGGTCTGATTCTCGTTTTATGGGGAAAAAAATATTTTCCCAGATTACAACTACGAAAAAAATTTGGAAAGAGTATCTTTCATTAGGTTTGCCAAATGGCTTAGGTATATTTATGGAAACCTCTCTATTTGGACTCATTATTATATTTATTGCAAAATTTGGAACAACAGTACTGGCTGCTTATCAAGTTGCTAATAATTTTTCAACACTTGCTTATATGTTTCCGCTCTCGTGTTCTATGGCATTAACAATTCTGGTAGGCACAGCAGTTGGTGGAGAAAATTATGACAAAGCACGAACTTTTCGTTCTGCCGGACTATTTTTATCTATTATAGGTTCTTTTATTACATTTATTTTAACCATTACACTTAGAGAAGAAATTGCCTCCATTTACTCTGCTGACCTTACTGTTATAAAAGAAGCCGGACACTTTTTAATTTATGCAGCGGCTTGGCAAATGTTTGATGCTATTGCTGCTCCAATACAAGGAATCCTACGTGGATATAAAGATGCACAAATACCATTCTTCCTTATGTTAATCGCTTACTGGGGTATTTGCTTCCCGTCTTGTTTATTCTTAGATCATACATTAGGAAATGGCGCCTTTGCTTACTGGCAAGGTATAGATTTTGGAATTGCCTGCTCTGCAATTCTAGTAACTCTTCGATTAATTTATGTAGAGAAAAAACACAAAATAAATTAA
- the potE gene encoding putrescine-ornithine antiporter, giving the protein MENSKKMSVTQLIIITAVNMMGSGIIMLPAKLAQVGGLSIVSWLVTAVGSMLLAYAFAKCGMYSKRPGGMSGYAEYPFGKGGNFLCGYTYGVSLVIANVAIATSAVGYGVVFFDAELSPIMSCAATIAVLWITTLPNFGGPSITGKIGSVTVWGVIAPILIISTAGWFFFSGDMYAANWNVHDMPFGEAATNAITMTLWSFLGLESACANADAVENPEEAVPKAVLFATALCAVVYIASTNVMFGMLSAEEIVQSSAPFGLAYAHMFGPAVGKLVMGLMTLACLGSLLGWQFTVPNIFKAMADEGFIPEVFAKVNGKGAPYMGMLILGGIQTLLGLSAISPSLNEQFEVLVNLATITNLVPYILCMAAVKIIMICGGKGDETGMPMIAATLGTAYSLYACYACGMDACTYGALVTFAGWMFYGYISPRYDYERNMEVHKAA; this is encoded by the coding sequence ATGGAAAACTCTAAGAAGATGAGTGTGACACAGCTTATTATTATTACAGCTGTTAACATGATGGGTTCCGGCATCATCATGCTCCCTGCAAAGCTTGCTCAGGTAGGTGGACTTTCCATCGTATCTTGGTTAGTTACAGCAGTAGGCTCTATGCTCCTCGCTTATGCATTTGCTAAGTGTGGTATGTACAGCAAGAGACCGGGCGGCATGAGTGGTTATGCAGAATATCCATTCGGCAAGGGCGGAAACTTCCTTTGCGGCTATACCTATGGCGTATCTCTTGTTATTGCGAACGTTGCTATTGCTACCTCTGCTGTAGGTTATGGTGTGGTATTCTTTGATGCGGAACTTAGCCCAATTATGTCTTGTGCTGCAACTATTGCAGTATTGTGGATCACCACATTACCAAACTTCGGTGGCCCATCCATTACTGGTAAGATCGGTTCTGTAACAGTTTGGGGTGTAATTGCTCCAATTCTGATTATCTCTACCGCTGGTTGGTTCTTCTTCTCCGGTGATATGTACGCTGCAAACTGGAACGTACATGATATGCCATTCGGCGAAGCTGCAACCAATGCTATTACCATGACTTTGTGGTCCTTCCTCGGATTGGAATCTGCTTGTGCTAACGCTGACGCAGTTGAAAATCCGGAAGAAGCTGTTCCGAAGGCAGTATTGTTTGCTACCGCTCTTTGCGCAGTAGTATACATTGCTTCTACCAACGTAATGTTTGGTATGCTTTCTGCTGAAGAAATCGTACAGAGCTCTGCTCCATTCGGACTTGCATATGCTCATATGTTCGGACCGGCAGTAGGTAAGTTGGTAATGGGTCTCATGACCTTAGCTTGTCTCGGTTCCTTGTTGGGCTGGCAGTTTACTGTTCCGAATATCTTCAAGGCAATGGCTGATGAAGGATTTATTCCGGAAGTATTCGCTAAGGTTAATGGTAAGGGTGCTCCATACATGGGAATGCTTATTCTCGGCGGTATCCAGACATTACTTGGTCTTTCTGCAATTAGCCCAAGCTTGAACGAACAGTTCGAAGTATTGGTAAACCTTGCAACAATTACAAACCTCGTTCCATACATCCTCTGCATGGCTGCTGTTAAGATTATTATGATCTGCGGTGGCAAGGGTGATGAAACCGGTATGCCAATGATTGCAGCAACTCTTGGCACTGCATACAGCTTGTACGCATGCTACGCATGCGGAATGGATGCCTGCACCTACGGTGCATTGGTAACATTCGCTGGCTGGATGTTCTACGGCTATATTTCTCCACGTTACGACTACGAAAGAAATATGGAAGTTCACAAAGCTGCATAA
- the speC gene encoding ornithine decarboxylase, producing MKQLKFAYTEKALAAFGAIEGRELACLKKTDYTDVSAVIITDAEDDIKFLDANEAIAAFGIPVFAVLVENETLPDCLQGKIKGAINIGESKHEVFVYQIEKAAKNYEAGLIPPFFKALSDYADSGRNSWTTPGHHGGESFLQHPAGRRFYEFFGKNMFLSDCSCSDAGMGDLLLHEGAPLDAERHAAEVFDADKAYFVLNGTSTANKMVLNAVLAPGDIVLYDRNNHKSISQGALIQAGAIPVYMEDARNPFGSIGGIKNHCFTEEYIRNAIAERDPVRAKAERPVRLAVIQLGTYDGCIYSARQVVDKIGHLCDYILFDSAWVGYEQFIPMMKDCSPLLLDLKPEDPGIFVTQSVHKQLAGFSQASQILKKDKHVKGQARYVNHKRLNNTFMLHESTSPIYSIFASLDVNAKMQEGKAGRYLWKQVVKAGIELRKAIIRNCHYLRPMLPATVHGKPWEDGDTEKMANDMAYWTLTPGAEWHGFEGYGEGQFLLDPCKLQLMTPGIDLKTGEYTEFGIHGAILSKYLQANNLIPEKNDLNAILFLLTPGTDMTKVADLVAKLCEFERLVDENAPMSEVLPAIYYANEDTYKGFTIRDLAQKMQDFYSARKVNRLQQRLFMKDFLPEYFMAPQDANYELVRGHCELVKLSEARGRVGLEGALPYPPGILTMQPGERWSDTCVDYFLALEEGINQLPGFTPEIQGVYFQPVEDGSVRAFAYCLDKETEERYIKTAAERKALRDADAR from the coding sequence ATGAAACAACTCAAGTTTGCTTATACCGAAAAAGCATTGGCTGCATTCGGTGCGATTGAAGGTCGTGAATTAGCTTGTCTTAAGAAAACAGATTACACTGACGTATCTGCAGTTATTATTACTGATGCAGAAGATGACATTAAATTCTTAGATGCTAATGAAGCTATTGCAGCTTTTGGTATTCCGGTATTTGCAGTTCTCGTTGAAAACGAAACTCTCCCGGATTGTCTCCAGGGCAAGATTAAAGGTGCAATTAACATTGGTGAATCTAAGCATGAAGTCTTCGTATATCAGATCGAAAAAGCTGCTAAGAATTATGAAGCTGGACTTATTCCGCCATTCTTCAAAGCATTATCTGATTATGCAGACAGCGGTCGTAACTCCTGGACAACACCAGGTCACCATGGCGGTGAATCTTTCTTACAGCACCCGGCAGGACGTCGGTTCTATGAATTCTTTGGAAAGAATATGTTCTTGTCTGACTGCTCTTGCTCTGATGCAGGTATGGGTGATTTACTTCTCCATGAAGGTGCTCCATTGGATGCAGAACGTCATGCAGCAGAAGTATTTGATGCAGACAAAGCTTATTTCGTATTGAACGGTACTTCTACAGCAAACAAGATGGTTCTCAATGCTGTTTTAGCTCCAGGTGATATTGTTCTTTATGATAGAAATAATCACAAGTCTATTTCTCAGGGGGCTTTGATTCAGGCAGGTGCTATTCCGGTATACATGGAAGATGCTCGTAACCCATTCGGATCCATCGGTGGTATTAAGAATCACTGTTTCACTGAAGAATATATTCGTAATGCAATTGCAGAACGTGATCCTGTAAGAGCTAAGGCTGAAAGACCGGTTCGTTTAGCAGTTATTCAGCTCGGTACTTATGACGGTTGTATCTACAGTGCACGTCAGGTAGTAGATAAGATTGGTCATCTTTGCGACTATATCTTGTTCGACTCTGCATGGGTTGGTTATGAACAGTTCATTCCAATGATGAAGGACTGCAGTCCATTGCTTCTCGACCTCAAGCCGGAAGATCCGGGTATCTTCGTAACTCAGTCTGTTCATAAACAGTTAGCTGGTTTCTCCCAGGCATCTCAGATTCTCAAGAAAGATAAACATGTTAAGGGACAGGCTCGTTATGTAAACCACAAGCGTTTGAACAACACATTCATGCTTCATGAATCTACATCTCCAATTTATTCCATCTTCGCATCTCTTGACGTAAACGCTAAGATGCAAGAAGGTAAAGCAGGTAGATATCTCTGGAAGCAGGTAGTTAAGGCTGGTATCGAATTACGTAAGGCAATTATCCGTAACTGCCATTACCTCCGTCCAATGCTTCCTGCAACTGTTCATGGCAAACCATGGGAAGATGGCGATACTGAAAAGATGGCTAATGACATGGCATACTGGACACTTACTCCAGGTGCTGAATGGCACGGGTTTGAAGGATACGGCGAAGGCCAGTTCTTATTGGATCCATGCAAACTTCAGTTAATGACACCAGGTATTGATTTGAAGACCGGTGAGTATACTGAATTCGGTATCCACGGTGCTATTTTGTCCAAGTATCTCCAGGCTAACAACCTCATTCCTGAAAAGAATGACTTGAATGCTATCTTGTTCTTGCTCACCCCGGGAACCGATATGACTAAGGTTGCTGACCTTGTTGCTAAGCTCTGCGAATTCGAAAGACTTGTAGATGAAAATGCTCCAATGTCTGAAGTACTTCCAGCTATTTATTATGCTAACGAAGATACTTATAAGGGCTTTACCATTAGAGATCTTGCTCAGAAGATGCAAGACTTCTACTCCGCTCGTAAGGTTAACCGTTTACAGCAGCGCTTGTTCATGAAGGACTTCTTGCCTGAATACTTCATGGCTCCACAGGATGCTAACTATGAACTCGTTCGTGGTCACTGTGAATTGGTAAAACTTTCTGAAGCTAGAGGTCGTGTAGGTCTTGAAGGTGCACTTCCATACCCACCAGGAATCTTGACCATGCAACCGGGTGAACGTTGGTCTGACACTTGCGTTGACTACTTCCTCGCATTAGAAGAAGGTATTAACCAGTTGCCAGGATTTACACCGGAAATTCAGGGTGTATACTTCCAGCCGGTTGAAGATGGATCTGTTCGTGCATTTGCATACTGTCTCGATAAAGAAACAGAAGAAAGATACATCAAGACTGCTGCAGAACGTAAAGCATTACGTGATGCTGATGCAAGATAA
- a CDS encoding aminotransferase class I/II-fold pyridoxal phosphate-dependent enzyme has protein sequence MHIEPFKLEEWLKKRESNTKYNLAENCVYAVTLDDFIQITKIDKKQFLSKLCQVKLDYGNIDGGTPILKQAISELYTEILPENILATHGATFANSHLIWSLIEPNDNVIAIYPDYQQFISLPKSFGAEVRILHRDPKKGYSICKEELDALCDNNTKLITLSNPNNPTGALLSLHELKELIEVARKYNTYIICDEVYRHVLQDDQVCPSIADLYEKGISVGSMSKACSMAGIRLGWIATKDKQAMQNIKYHIGYDMSSVGGIKEYIAAIALKYKKALIDRNMSLLRVNLITLDGWLRQNKNHLSYVYPKAGSTVLVFYDYDVPSEKLCSYLYNTTGTLITPGDIFNVPHSFRISYACDHRQLLSGLVCLSEVCEKLNNNPHFFDDINP, from the coding sequence ATGCATATTGAACCTTTTAAACTTGAGGAATGGTTAAAAAAACGGGAATCTAATACAAAATATAATTTAGCAGAAAACTGCGTTTATGCAGTAACACTTGATGACTTTATACAAATCACTAAAATCGATAAAAAACAATTTCTGTCAAAATTATGTCAAGTAAAATTGGATTATGGAAATATTGATGGTGGAACGCCCATACTAAAACAAGCAATTTCAGAGCTATATACAGAAATATTGCCGGAAAACATATTAGCAACACATGGTGCTACTTTTGCTAATAGCCATCTTATTTGGTCCTTAATTGAACCTAATGATAATGTAATTGCGATTTATCCGGATTATCAACAATTTATTTCTCTCCCAAAATCTTTCGGTGCGGAAGTACGTATTCTTCATAGAGACCCTAAAAAAGGATATTCCATTTGTAAAGAAGAATTAGATGCACTTTGTGACAACAATACTAAATTAATTACACTTTCCAACCCCAATAATCCGACCGGAGCACTCTTAAGCCTCCATGAACTAAAAGAGCTTATTGAAGTGGCTCGCAAATATAATACTTATATCATTTGTGATGAGGTATATCGTCATGTGTTGCAAGATGATCAAGTATGCCCTTCTATTGCAGACCTTTATGAAAAAGGCATTTCTGTCGGTTCTATGTCAAAAGCTTGCTCCATGGCAGGTATTAGATTGGGATGGATTGCTACTAAAGATAAACAAGCTATGCAAAATATCAAATATCACATCGGTTATGATATGAGTAGTGTCGGTGGTATAAAAGAATATATTGCAGCTATAGCATTAAAATATAAAAAAGCTTTAATTGATAGAAACATGAGTCTTCTCCGTGTAAATCTTATTACACTTGACGGATGGTTACGGCAAAATAAAAATCACCTTTCCTATGTCTATCCTAAAGCAGGCTCTACTGTATTAGTTTTTTATGATTATGATGTACCATCTGAAAAGTTATGTAGTTATCTCTATAATACAACGGGAACTTTAATTACACCGGGAGATATCTTTAATGTTCCTCACAGTTTTCGAATTAGTTATGCATGTGATCATCGTCAATTATTATCCGGTTTAGTTTGTTTAAGTGAAGTCTGTGAAAAATTAAATAATAATCCTCATTTTTTTGATGATATAAATCCATAA
- the lysS gene encoding lysine--tRNA ligase, with protein MTTEQTTRQHTNEQREIRISKLDQIRALGYEPFGNRFEWDHTSGQIIENADTLEQSEEHVRLTGRIMIVRDHGKTAFLTIRDSVGDIQLYIRQDTVSEKEWQLFHLLDRGDILGVEGVVFRTHSGEVTVRVETYTILTKALRPLPDKWHGLTDKEQRYRMRYVDLIMNPEVRKAFVTRTKMLAAIRQYYTERGFLEVETPVLQPLYGGANARPFISHLNALDMTMYLRIAPELYLKRLLVGGVDRNFEITRNFRNEGMDAKHNPEFTAMESYQAYGDIEDAIKQTEDVVALCAQIAHGSTRFMYEGIELDVTPPWPRMTMAGAVLKYTGEDFGDLSDITRAREIADRLNVEYGEFDGAGKILANVFDEYVEDKLVQPCHITMHPIEVSPLSKLNGENPRLTDRFESYMFTRELANGFSELNDPLDQRKRFELQQAERDHGDDEAHPVDEDFMKALEYGMPPTAGLGIGLDRLFMFMTGAHSIRDIILFPMMRPAPEGEDD; from the coding sequence ATGACAACAGAACAAACAACTAGACAGCATACTAACGAACAAAGAGAAATTAGAATTAGCAAGTTGGATCAAATCCGTGCTCTTGGTTATGAACCCTTTGGAAATCGTTTTGAATGGGATCATACATCCGGACAGATTATTGAAAACGCAGATACACTGGAACAGTCGGAAGAGCACGTAAGATTAACAGGTCGTATCATGATTGTTCGTGATCACGGTAAGACTGCCTTTTTGACTATTCGTGATTCTGTAGGGGATATTCAGCTTTATATCCGTCAAGACACTGTAAGTGAAAAGGAATGGCAGTTGTTCCATTTGTTAGATAGAGGAGATATTCTCGGTGTTGAAGGCGTAGTATTCCGTACACACTCCGGAGAGGTAACTGTTCGTGTAGAAACATATACTATTCTTACAAAGGCATTGCGCCCCTTACCGGATAAGTGGCATGGACTTACTGATAAGGAACAGCGTTATCGAATGAGATACGTTGACCTTATTATGAATCCGGAAGTAAGAAAGGCATTCGTGACTCGTACTAAGATGCTTGCAGCTATCAGACAGTACTATACCGAACGAGGATTCCTTGAAGTAGAAACTCCGGTTCTTCAACCGTTGTATGGTGGTGCGAATGCACGTCCGTTTATCAGTCATTTAAATGCATTAGATATGACCATGTATTTACGTATTGCGCCAGAACTTTATTTAAAGAGATTGTTAGTTGGCGGTGTTGATCGTAACTTTGAAATTACCCGTAACTTTAGAAATGAAGGTATGGATGCTAAGCATAATCCGGAATTTACTGCAATGGAAAGTTATCAAGCATATGGTGATATTGAAGATGCTATCAAGCAGACTGAAGATGTAGTAGCTCTTTGTGCACAGATTGCACACGGCAGCACTCGTTTCATGTATGAAGGTATAGAATTAGATGTAACTCCTCCATGGCCACGTATGACTATGGCAGGTGCCGTACTCAAGTACACCGGAGAAGACTTTGGTGATTTGTCTGATATCACAAGAGCACGTGAAATTGCAGATCGACTTAATGTAGAATATGGTGAATTTGATGGGGCAGGTAAGATTCTTGCTAATGTATTTGATGAATATGTTGAAGATAAGCTTGTTCAACCATGTCATATTACTATGCATCCAATTGAAGTATCTCCATTGTCTAAGTTGAATGGAGAAAACCCACGTCTTACAGATAGATTTGAATCTTATATGTTTACTCGTGAATTAGCTAATGGGTTCTCTGAATTAAATGATCCTTTAGATCAGCGTAAGAGATTTGAATTACAGCAGGCTGAAAGAGATCATGGTGATGATGAAGCACATCCGGTAGATGAAGATTTCATGAAGGCATTGGAATATGGTATGCCACCAACAGCCGGATTAGGAATAGGTTTAGATAGATTGTTCATGTTTATGACAGGAGCACATTCTATTCGTGATATCATTCTATTCCCGATGATGAGACCGGCTCCGGAAGGTGAAGATGACTAA
- the greA gene encoding transcription elongation factor GreA — translation MAEPQRTYVTQEFLEKMKNELAQLKTKKRAEVAQRLKEAIAMGDLSENSEYDDAKNEQSFVEGRILELETQIRTAVVIQTTKSNHVAMASTVLIANNKTGEEETVTIVGSTEADPFEGKISNDSPVGRALLGTKAGDIVEVDTPQGVIKYKVLEIRGSEDK, via the coding sequence ATGGCAGAACCACAGCGTACGTATGTAACACAAGAATTCTTAGAAAAGATGAAGAATGAACTTGCACAACTTAAGACTAAGAAGCGTGCAGAAGTAGCACAGAGACTTAAGGAAGCAATTGCAATGGGCGATCTTTCTGAAAACTCTGAATACGATGATGCTAAGAATGAACAATCATTTGTTGAAGGTAGAATTCTTGAATTAGAGACACAGATTCGTACTGCAGTAGTTATTCAAACTACTAAGAGTAATCATGTGGCTATGGCTTCTACTGTCCTTATTGCTAATAACAAGACGGGCGAAGAAGAAACCGTAACTATTGTAGGCAGTACAGAAGCAGATCCTTTTGAAGGAAAGATTTCCAATGATTCTCCCGTAGGGAGAGCATTACTCGGGACAAAGGCTGGAGATATAGTAGAAGTGGATACACCACAAGGCGTAATCAAGTATAAGGTACTTGAAATACGTGGTAGTGAAGATAAATGA
- a CDS encoding MATE family efflux transporter: MMFCTKNNDFNELLKTMIPLVLSQLSLMGMNVMDATMSGHAGAVELAGVSMGTSLFMPIIASFTGILAAATPMIAQLLGRRREVYIPYVVRTGLVLGIILTLFFAIGYFLGISPIMIYLNLEPGVEHIARTYLLLMIINLLFQTLLFPLRALIDTVGSTATSMRLVLLALPINGLLNYLLIFGKWGVPRLGGIGAGVATVCTSLFMLLLFLFVVFRDKKYRASEIFERFEMRKTEWREYISIGVPNGLSILMEAGVFGFIIIFIAPFGTVSIGAHQSALSFCNLIYVLPMSCSMAMTILVGYEVGAQNFNRAKMLSRMGIRLTLTCAMITALSTVMGRFLIAGLYTESTEVLLLAGRFLLYGAGWQLFDAVAAPIQGILRGYKDTTIPFIMMLIAYWGVALPVGLFLDHVMGQGAISYWRGLDCGVGTSAILLLIRLYIIEKRYKII; this comes from the coding sequence ATGATGTTTTGTACGAAAAACAATGATTTTAATGAACTGCTTAAAACGATGATTCCTTTAGTACTATCTCAATTATCACTTATGGGAATGAATGTTATGGATGCTACGATGAGTGGACATGCCGGAGCTGTTGAATTAGCAGGGGTTTCTATGGGGACTAGTTTATTTATGCCTATAATTGCTTCGTTTACCGGAATATTAGCGGCAGCTACACCTATGATTGCACAATTGCTTGGAAGAAGACGTGAAGTATATATTCCTTATGTAGTCAGAACCGGATTAGTGTTAGGAATTATATTAACATTATTTTTTGCAATAGGTTATTTTTTAGGGATTAGTCCTATAATGATTTACTTGAATTTGGAACCTGGTGTAGAACATATTGCAAGAACGTATCTTTTGTTGATGATTATAAATTTACTTTTTCAAACATTATTATTCCCTCTTCGTGCTTTAATTGATACGGTGGGATCTACAGCAACATCGATGCGATTAGTTTTATTGGCATTACCAATTAACGGACTGTTAAATTATTTACTTATTTTTGGTAAGTGGGGAGTTCCTCGTTTGGGAGGAATTGGTGCAGGGGTTGCGACTGTATGTACCTCTTTATTTATGCTCTTGTTATTCTTATTTGTAGTTTTTAGGGATAAAAAATATAGAGCTTCTGAAATTTTTGAACGTTTTGAGATGCGAAAAACAGAATGGAGAGAATATATTTCCATTGGAGTTCCTAATGGTCTTTCCATACTGATGGAAGCAGGTGTATTTGGCTTTATAATTATTTTTATTGCTCCTTTTGGTACGGTTTCTATTGGCGCTCATCAATCAGCACTTAGTTTCTGTAATTTAATTTATGTATTGCCAATGAGTTGCTCTATGGCGATGACTATTTTAGTAGGCTATGAGGTAGGGGCGCAAAATTTTAATAGGGCAAAAATGTTAAGTCGTATGGGGATAAGATTAACGTTAACTTGTGCTATGATTACCGCTTTATCAACAGTGATGGGAAGATTTCTTATTGCAGGTCTTTATACAGAAAGTACAGAAGTATTATTATTAGCCGGACGATTTTTATTATATGGAGCAGGGTGGCAGTTGTTTGATGCGGTTGCTGCTCCTATTCAAGGAATTTTAAGAGGATATAAGGATACAACCATTCCTTTTATTATGATGTTAATTGCTTATTGGGGTGTGGCTTTGCCTGTAGGTTTATTTTTAGATCATGTCATGGGACAAGGAGCTATTTCTTATTGGCGAGGTTTGGATTGTGGAGTAGGAACATCTGCTATTTTATTATTAATACGCCTTTATATTATAGAAAAACGATATAAAATAATATGA
- the fsa gene encoding fructose-6-phosphate aldolase — MYFFIDTAKIEDIKKANEMGIISGVTTNPSLIAAAGGDFHETVKEIASVIEGPISAEVLADDTEGMVQQGIELSKIAPQVVIKIPITAEGLKAVSILKEMGIRTNVTLIFSATQALIAARAGAFFVSPFVGRIEDVGGDGIALIDNISTIFKLHHIETKIIAASIRKTQHIRQCALAGADVVTVPFKVLMESINHPLTTAGIAKFKSDWKKTQHE, encoded by the coding sequence ATGTATTTCTTTATTGATACAGCAAAAATTGAAGATATAAAGAAAGCAAATGAGATGGGAATTATTTCAGGGGTAACAACGAATCCGTCTTTAATCGCAGCAGCAGGAGGAGATTTTCATGAAACGGTCAAAGAAATTGCTTCCGTTATAGAAGGACCTATTAGTGCAGAAGTGCTTGCTGATGATACAGAAGGTATGGTGCAACAAGGTATAGAATTGTCGAAAATAGCTCCTCAAGTAGTTATAAAAATACCTATTACTGCGGAAGGACTAAAAGCGGTTTCTATTCTTAAAGAAATGGGGATTCGTACTAATGTGACCTTAATTTTTTCTGCAACCCAAGCATTGATAGCAGCAAGGGCAGGAGCTTTTTTTGTGAGCCCTTTTGTGGGGAGAATTGAAGATGTTGGTGGGGATGGTATTGCACTGATTGACAATATTTCTACTATTTTCAAATTACATCATATTGAAACAAAAATTATTGCAGCATCCATTAGAAAAACGCAACATATTAGGCAATGTGCATTAGCAGGTGCTGATGTAGTGACAGTACCTTTTAAGGTGTTAATGGAATCTATTAATCATCCGCTCACTACGGCAGGGATTGCAAAATTTAAATCTGATTGGAAAAAAACACAGCATGAATAA